The following is a genomic window from Actinomycetota bacterium.
AAGCTGGTCCTCGGCCGCGAGTTCGAGAGCAACCCCAAGCTGCTGATCGCCGCCCACCCGACCCGCGGCCTGGACATCGGGGCCACCCAGTTCGTCTGGCAGGAGCTGGTCGAGGCCCGCGACGACGGCGTGGCCGTGCTGCTGATCTCCTCCAACCTCGAGGAGATCCTGGCCCTGGCCGACCGGGTCGGGGTCATCCACGACGGCCGCATCGTGGCCACCTTCCGCGGCTCGGAGGCGACCATGACCGAGCTCGGCCTGTACATGACCGGCGCCCGCGGCGAAGACCAGGAAGGGGATCCGGCGGCGTGAAGGTCGAGGAGCGGCCACCGCCGCCCGAGCCGGAGGTCGAGGAGGCCGCCGCCCGGGTCCCCTGGGGCCAGCGTCTGCGGGGCTGGGCCTTCCAGCTGCTCGCCCCGGCCGTGTCGCTGCTGATCGCGGCCGTCATCGGCGTCATCGTCATCCTGATCGTGCAGCAGAGCTGGGACGACGTGGCCGACGTGGCCAACGCCATGTGGAGCTACGGGCTGTTCAACCGCAACTCGCTGGCCTTCATCCTCGGCCGGGCCACCCCGCTGATCTTCGCCGGCCTGGCCGTGGCCATCGCCTTCAAGGCCGGCCTGTTCAACATCGGCGTCGAAGGCCAGTACGCCATCGGCGCCCTGGCCGCCGGCTACGTCGGCTACCAGCTGTCGGCCCCGACGGCCCTGCACCTGCCCCTGACGATCCTGGCCGGCATGGCCGGCGGGATGCTCTGGGCCGCCGTCCCGGCCCTGCTCAAGGTCTACCGGGGAGCGCACGAGGTCATCTCGACCATCATGATGAACTTCGTAGCCAACGCGGTCCTGCTCTACCTCCTCTCGGGGGCCCTGAAGGACCCCAACCAGCAGGGCGACATCGCCCAGCAGCAGACCCCCGACATCGAGCCGACCGCCCAGGTGGGCTCCATGGTCCCGTTCTTCAACTCGATCGGTTTCGACTTCCGCGGGTCGGCCCCGGTGACCTGGTTCTTCGTCCTGGCCATCGTCGCCGCCGCGCTGTACGCGCTGACCGTGCGGCGCACCCGCTTCGGCTTCGAGCTGCGGGTGCTCGGCACCAACCCGCGGGCCGCCGAGCCGTCCGGCATCCGCAGCAACTCCATGATCATGAAGGCGATGCTGCTGTCGGGGGCGATCGCCGGCCTGATCGCCCTCCAGGACGTGCTCGGCATCGACGACCGCATGAAGCTCGACTACATCCGCTTCTACGGCTTCACCGGCATCGCCATCGCCCTGCTGGGGCGCAACTCGGGCGGCGGCATCGTGGCCGCGGCCCTGCTGTTCTCCTTCCTCGACCGTGCCAGGGGTGGCATCGGCCTCAACACCGACGTACCCGCCGAGGTCACGACCATCATGCAGGGCGTGATCATCCTCACCATCGTGATCGCCTACGAGGTCGTGCGGCGCCTCACCGCCCGCCGCCAGCTCCGGGAGCAGCACGAACGTGCCTGACATCCTGATCCAGCTGTTCGGGCTGGCCACCATCGCCTCGGCCATCCGGGCCTTCGTCCCCCTGTACCTGGCCACCCTTGGCGGGGTGTTCAACGAGCGCTCGGGCATCGTCAACATCGGCATCGACGGCAT
Proteins encoded in this region:
- a CDS encoding ABC transporter permease, with the protein product MKVEERPPPPEPEVEEAAARVPWGQRLRGWAFQLLAPAVSLLIAAVIGVIVILIVQQSWDDVADVANAMWSYGLFNRNSLAFILGRATPLIFAGLAVAIAFKAGLFNIGVEGQYAIGALAAGYVGYQLSAPTALHLPLTILAGMAGGMLWAAVPALLKVYRGAHEVISTIMMNFVANAVLLYLLSGALKDPNQQGDIAQQQTPDIEPTAQVGSMVPFFNSIGFDFRGSAPVTWFFVLAIVAAALYALTVRRTRFGFELRVLGTNPRAAEPSGIRSNSMIMKAMLLSGAIAGLIALQDVLGIDDRMKLDYIRFYGFTGIAIALLGRNSGGGIVAAALLFSFLDRARGGIGLNTDVPAEVTTIMQGVIILTIVIAYEVVRRLTARRQLREQHERA